A single region of the Ricinus communis isolate WT05 ecotype wild-type unplaced genomic scaffold, ASM1957865v1 Ctg27, whole genome shotgun sequence genome encodes:
- the LOC125368983 gene encoding uncharacterized protein LOC125368983, whose amino-acid sequence MFASSSSSSADLEQVDYMGNAPRQQNNLIQRLHQQQSQQQTVLPELPQNQEKKPNLEELMMKFVSTLKNMFQQTDTALRNQQAPIHNLENQIGQISKMLAERQPGMLPITTESNSREHIKAITLRSASQEGLEPEVTEPVRPKDKKKSLMREYHPPIPYPARLKQEKIDQQFGKFLDLFKQLRINIPFVEAISQMPKYVRFLKEILRNKRKLEDLGLMTLNEECSAILQNKLLVKRRDLGSFTVPCIISDLHISNALADLGASINLMPSSLFERLGLSKHKPTGMSIQLAERTMKYPRGIVKDVLVKGESSVPLILGRPFLATSRAVINVCDEKLQLRSLICKRILLDDPLQVALQAKDEEELSNKDVLEQLACLLASEPSNSANHFVDIDRSGVQKLRPSLEEPLALELKKMPKHLTYAYLDEAEKLPVIIAADLTPE is encoded by the exons atgtttgcttcttcttcatcttcttctgcTGACCTTGaacaggttgattatatgggaaaTGCGCCTAGGCAACAGAATAACCT GATTCAACGGTTGCACCAGCAGCAATCCCAACAACAGACTGTTCTCCCTGAACTACCTCAAAACCAGGAGAAGAAGCCCAATTTagaggagttgatgatgaagttcGTGTCCACTTTAAAGAACATGTTTCAGCAGACGGACAcagctcttagaaatcaacaAGCCCCCATACATAATTTGGAGAATCAAATaggccagatttctaagatgttggcTGAGAGACAGCCAGGGATGCTTCCTATTACCACAGAGTCGAACTCGAGGGAGCATATCAAGGCTATCACCTTGAGATCAG CCAGCCAGGAAGGACTAGAGCCTGAGGTGACAGAGCCTGTGCGACCAAAGGACAAGAAGAAGAGTCTTATGAGGGAATACCATCCTCCAATTCCATATCCTGCCAGGTTGAAGCAAGAAAAGATTGATCAgcagtttggtaagtttttggatttatttaagCAGTTGAGGATTAAtataccttttgttgaggctatATCGCAGATGCCCAAGTATGTGAGGTTCCTAAAAGAGATTCTAAGAAACAAGAGGAAGCTGGAGGACTTGGGACTTATGACGCTAAATGAGGAGTGCTCAGCCATTCTTCAAAATAAACTGCTAGTAAAGAGGCGTGATCTAGGGAGTTTCACTGTTCCTTGTATTATTAGTGATTTGCATATTAGTAATgctttagctgatttaggagctagcatCAATCTAATGCCTAGCAGTTTGTTTGAGAGATTAGGTTTAAGTAAGCATAAACCTACTGGGATGAGCATACAGTTAGCTGAAAGGACTATGAAATATCCTAGGGGAATAGTTAAAGATGTActtgttaag ggtgagagTAGCGTACCTTTAATTCTAggtagacctttccttgcaacatctagggcTGTTATAAATGTGTGTGATGAGAAGTTACAGCTTAGA AGTCTCATTTGCAAGAGGATAttacttgatgatcctttacAGGTAGCATTACAGGCTAAAGATGAGGAGGAGTTATCCAACAAGGATGTATTGGAACAACTTGCTTGTTTGCTGGCTAGTGAGCCCAGCAACTCTGCTAACCATTTCGTTGATATTGACAGGTCAGGGGTGCAGAAATTGAGACCTTCACTTGAGGAGCCACTAGCCTTAGAGTTGAAAAAGATGCCTAAGCACTTAACCTATGCCTATCTGGATGAGGCAGAGAAGCTGCCAGTGATCATTGCAGCTGATTTGACTCCTGAGTAG